The genomic stretch CCCCCCCTGCTTAACTCAGAGAATATATTGTCAGAATATAAGAAATATTGTAACATACTGATTATATCTCTCAGTAATTAGCAGCTATAGCAATATCTTGCTGTAATGCCGACTATTTTAATGCTTTAGGCAAACTTACCGAGAGAAAAACAAATATATTTTTAACCCAGTTGAAAAATAAAAACATCTTAAATCGTACTGTAGATGAAGGGAGTTGAATGGATGTATTTATTAGGTACCGATGAATACATAAAGCACATTGTCACACAGTATAGTCAAATGCTGCTTAGAATTGCGTTGACACGGCTTAAGTCAGCTGCTGACGCGGAAGATGTGGTGCAGGAGGTTTATATCAAACTCATGACTAAAGCTCCATCGTTCCACAGCGAAGAACACGAAAGAGCATGGCTTATTCGAACAACAATCAATCTTTCGTGTGATATGCTAAAGTCGTCAGCAAGGAAAAATATCCCTCTCTGCGATGATCTTGCAATGCCGCAAGACGAAACCACGCAGCTTCTTTCTGCTGTTCAGTCTTTACCTGAAAAGTACAGTACAGTGTTGCATCTATATTGTTACGAAGGTTACTCCATAAAGGAGATTGCCCGAATTCTTGCTCTGCCTGCAGCGACGGTCGGGACACGCCTTTCCCGCGCAAAGGCACGGTTAAAGCTGATTTTTGAAGAGGAGGATAAATCATGAATATAAATGATTATAAAGCCGCTTTCGATTCGGTAAAATTCAGCAAAGACTTTGAAAATGACGCTATTGAAGCAATGCTTCGCGCTGCAGACAGAAAAACACTTAAGGAGGATAACGAAATGAAAACTCATAAAGCATTAAGGATAACTGTTATTGCGGCGGCATTAGTTGCATTGCTCGCTCTTTCAGCATTCGCAATCAACGCTTTACTTACACCAAGGGAAGTCGCCTCACATGCCGGAGAAAATAAACTTTCTGAGGCTTTTGACTCAAAT from Bacillota bacterium encodes the following:
- a CDS encoding sigma-70 family RNA polymerase sigma factor, whose translation is MYLLGTDEYIKHIVTQYSQMLLRIALTRLKSAADAEDVVQEVYIKLMTKAPSFHSEEHERAWLIRTTINLSCDMLKSSARKNIPLCDDLAMPQDETTQLLSAVQSLPEKYSTVLHLYCYEGYSIKEIARILALPAATVGTRLSRAKARLKLIFEEEDKS